The Scleropages formosus chromosome 9, fSclFor1.1, whole genome shotgun sequence DNA segment ACTTTTGGTGCATCACTGATCCAGACATGAAGACATACAGTTTTTGTAACAAGGAAAAGAAGCAATTAGCTTCTGGGATggcttttactgtatcaacaaGCACAAGGTTGAGGCAGTGAGCGTTACAGTGCACATAAAAGATCTGCTTTGCCACCTGCTTTACATGTGTCTGTACATCACGATGCTTGCTACTCATGAAGGCAGCCCCATCATAAGACTGACCTACCAGATTACTTCTGTATTCCAGACCATATTTTTCCAGTGTCAATAATCCTTCGTGTCGATCCTTCTGCATGTTAGTGTTCAGCCTgttcaaattgtaaaaaaactttttatttattgcaccaTTGTAATAATACCTTACTACAAAAGAAATCTGCTCTTTTTTGCTAAGGTCGTTAGTTTCATCTGCTAGTATGCTGAAAACCTCACTTTTCATGACCTCTTTTATTATTGAGGTGCACAACATCTCTGCTAAGCAAGACAGAATCTCATTGTCGATATCAGTACTTGTATAGTTTGCATTGCCAACTGCATCCATTTTCTTCATAATGTGaggattttattttgcattcagCTCTAATATACCTAAAAAGTTCCCTTTCCTGTCTGATTCTATTGTTTCATTGTGCCCTCTTTGGCCAATGTTTTGTGGTGCAGTGTAAAGCAAAACCTCAgctaattttttaatattatctCGGTTCTCTTTAacctttttattgtattttttgtttaaatttccaATTAGAGattcctgctttttttctgatgtCTCAAATTCTTTCCATGTCATCATTGCATCCCTATGATGCTCAGTTCTACTGTGTGAGGCTAATCCTCCATCTTTGAATGTCACtttcttccagtttttaaatGCTGAGCTTGCAGTGAACGTGGATTCTGTGTGGCTGGGGAGGCTAAAATGTCTACAAGCATAACAGAAGACAGAGTGTGTACTTGTGGAGTATTCTAACCAGGACTGACTTGTGTACCATTCACTCTTAAAGCGTCTTCTGTTTCCCTGAAGAGTCCTGGGAAACAGCTTCGGTTGTGGCTGTACTGGAGCTTCACCTCTGGACTTAAAAATGCCtgtaaaataacattataatatcatttaatacgatctttattctacattatttgtatatttagatgctaatgtCGCAAACTGGGTATtggaatttttttatgtttgcagatacaactgATATAACCTATGTAGCTGGTGGGAAATGACTGACTACAtgagtgtttttgctcatctctgattctggtctgatcTGTGTTGtctctgtagagcttctccacgAGCTCCCTCTTGGACTgtatctctgcttcctccttgtctctcttagcagcaGACATTTCCCCTATGTAGGATTCATTTCCCCTGCCACTTTCATTTGCACTTTTGCTGGTACTAGTTCTTagtttgtaaaaaaggaaagtatcttCCTAttttcccctgctttccttttcatgctctgaattagacaaacacacctatcaagaaacactttacTTCTCtagttattttattaaattgtagCTAATTTTTCTTCACGGTTTtattttctggaatttttgTTGTGGAGCAAAAATGACCTGTGTTTCCACAGCAAAATGCACTCTGGGTACCATATAAACCTAGTGGCATTGTTCATAGAGAGATTTCTTCATGGGGCCAGTGCAGGACTCTGAGCTGGCAGCAAGAGCTCAGAGACAGAGCCAAAGCCAAAGGCTCCCGTCAAGCGCCGGTCACTGCCATGAGGCTAAAAGAGGAGACTTGAGGCTCTGTCTGCTCAGAAACGCCTGCCCATAAGTCTCCTCTTTTAGCCTCATGGCAGTGGCTGGCAGCAAGAGGTCAGAGCCAAAGCCAGCGTGTTTGGCTGTTAACTGAAAAATTGGTGGTTCAAGCCCACCCAGGGACATGCAGTGCTTCAAGTCACCTTTCCTTCTCTCACTGATGCTGGAAGGCCAGGTTGGTGGGGCTGCTCTTTTGAAAGCCCCACCAGCATCTTAGCCTCTTTTCACACACTTCACGCCAGGCATAACACAACCAATCagctctcctgcaagcatcagtggtagaattctcacCTTTAGCCTCATAGCAGTGATGGGCAGGCTGGGCCGACAGCAAGGGGTTAGAGACAGAGGCTCCCATCAAGCACCAGTCCCACCCATCCAAGGCACCAGTGGGATATGAACCCAGGATCTTCTGTTTACTAGGCAAGCTCTTTGACCAGCTAAGCAATGGCACCCTCATCCCCACTGTTGGCAGCCAGTTTGAAATTAGCCAAAGGCACACCCGCTTGTTGCATTTCAAATGCACAGGAGCATCGGATGCGCCAAGACAAGTGAAATTGACTCGTGAGCCAAGAGGACGTGCACCCCAGGGTCTCTGTGGTGCAATCGGTCAGCGCATTCAgcgttaaccgaaaggttggtggtttgAGCCCATCCAGGGACAGGCAGTGCTTTAAGTCACTTTTCCTTCCCTCGCTGATGCCAGGAGGCTAGGTTGGTGGGGCAGCTCTGTTGAAAGCTCCACCGGTGTCCTGACCCCTTTTCACACGCTTTGCACCGGGCATCGAAAGGGCATCCGGGTGAAGCATGACCATTGGGCTCTTCTGCAAGTGTCAGTAGTTCAGGGGTAaaattctcgccttccaaggGGGAGAGCTAGGCTCGATTCCCAGCTGACGCACACCAGGTTCTGCTTGTCATGTAGCTATAGCTAGCCCTGTCTAGCAGTTGCTCCTTGTGGCTTGGTGTTTCTGAGTGGACAGAGCCTCAAGTCTTCTCTTTTAGCCTCATGGCAGTGACTGGCAGGCTGAGCTTGCGGCCAAAGCCAAAGGCTCCCTTCAAGTTCCTGGTGGTGCTACACCATGACAGGCTCACCCCTTACCCTCCCAAGGAGCAAGCCAGCCCCCGCGGATTCACCGTTGACGACCAGGCCCAAGGGGGAGCACAGGTTGTCTCTGCACCTGCGGGactttgtgttggtgggttcgACAGTTGCCGGGACGGATGACTGCAGAAGGGGGGGGTAAtgtaacggcgctgaggggagtTGTACCAGCGCCGTTtaaatagttgatattagtgttcatgtgtacatagttgtgtgtgtcttgtatTGATTGGTTGTCGTTTTATTTGTGTTCAGCATTCGACAGTGAGATTCTGGGGAGTTCCAGGGGTAACCTCTTAACCATGGGGCGCAGCAGGAGGGCTGGGGgttgacccagggggattctccagtgttttGTACCACTTGTATTGCctgaagcatctttgttaagactgctggtGAAAGACATGTACGCACCTCtaaagagcacgttccttttaTCCTGACTCCTGagccagtttctagtagctccatggggggatgctacaatataTAAACCCTaattattaacacacacacacacacacacacacacacacacacacacacacacacacacacacacacacactttcagaaccgcttgtcccatacggggtcacggggaaccggagccaacccggtaacacagggcgtaaggccggagagggaggggacacacccagggcgggacgccagtccgtcgcaaggcaccccaagcgggacccgaaccccagacccaccggagagcaggactgtggtccaacccaccgcgccactgcaccccctcctaaTTATTAACCCAGGTCTTAATTATAGGAGTTGGGGCCTAGTCATAGAGGCAAGACACGATGTCCGCTTTAGTGTTCTTGGgccctgggtggtacgagacgGTAAACTGGAACCTGGTTTAAAAAGAGCCCACCGGGCTTGTCCAGGGTTAAGCCTACGGGCAGCCTTAAGGTACTCCAGATTCCTATGGTCTGTGAGGACCAAGAATGGATGAGTAGCCCCCTCCAACCAGTACCTCCACTCTAAGGCCAATTTAATGGCCAACAGTTTCCCGTTATCAAtgtcataattttgttttgcaggtAACAGTTTATGGGAGAAGTAAGCACATGGGAAGAGCTTGGCTGGAGTTCTCTGCCTCTGGGATAGCACCGCCCCAACCCCAATGGTTGAGTCAtctacctccaccacaaacagTAGCGACAGATCAGGATGTTTAAGTATTGGGGCAGTTGCAAACCTTTGCTTGAGATCCTGGAGAGCCTCATTGGCTTTCTTGGACCAGGAGAGTTGGGCCTGTTTGCCCTTGAGTAATGTGGTGAGAGGTGTCGCAAGGCTGCTAAACCCACGAATGAACTGGCAGTAGAAGTTAGCAAACCTCATGAACCATTGGAGGGCCTTGACTGTGGTTGGGCAGGGCAAATACAGTACTGCCTGGACCTTACTGGGGTCCATCTCCACCCCATCAGGACCAAGGACGAAGCTCAGGAAAGAGACCAGCTCTTGATGAAATAAACACTTCTCACCCTTAACAAAGAGGCCACTGTCTAGGAGATGTCGGAGGACCTGTCTTACGTGGTCTATGTGTTCGGCCATCGATGGTGATAATACCAGGATGTCATCTAGATACACTAGAACACATTCATTAACTAAATCACCTAAGACATGGTTGACCTAAGCCTGAAACACCAAGGGGGCATTAGCTAgtccaaaaggcatgaccaggtactcgtAGTGTCCCAGCGGGGTACTAaatgcagtcttccactcatccccctctctTATCCAGATGCGGTTATACACATTGCATAGGTCTAACTTAGTAAAAACTCATGTGTGGCAGTGATCAAAGGCAGGGGATGTGGATACTTGACAGTGATTTCATTGTGATCGCGATAACCTATGCAAGTGCGACGACCACCATCTATTTTCCCTACAAAGAAAAACCCAGCGGAGGCAGGTGAAGTGGATGGCTGGATGAGGCTTAAGTCTAGGGCCTCAGTTATATATGTttccatggccttctgctcgGGCAATGACAGAGAATATACTTGACCCCTGGGAGGAGTCGTTCTGGGCAGAAGGTCGATGGCATAGTCCCATGGGCGGTGTGGAGGCAAGGCAGATGCCCAGGCTTTACTAAACACCTCAGCAAGGTCAGCATAGGGTCTGGCACTGTCACAGGCCATGAGGAGTCAGGGCTTTTGATAGATGTAGCTAGACAAGGCAACGCAAGACAAGAGATGGCACTCTGCTTTCCCCATGATACCAGTTCCCCAGaactccaaagaaaaaaaaaagactgggtCATGCACAGCCAGCCAGATGAAACAAAAATCACTGGCGTGTCAGTGGCCTTAATAACAAAAAAGGAGATTGTCTCCACATGACATGCTCCTGTCTGGAGTCTAAACCCTACTGTTCTTCTGTCCACTATCCCTGACCCTAGTGGCTGGCCGTCAAGCGTGGTTACCCATAGCGCCACCTCACAGTGCTGCCATGGGCTTCTGCGTAAGCAACGTCCATGAAACTGCTTGCTGCTCCTGAATCTACAAGTGCTTTTTTTACCACCCTGCGCGAACCCCATGTCAGCACAACGGGAACTGTGAGCTGAGGAACTGATGGGAGGGATCCACTCACCTTTCTAGGAGGTCCCATGCAGTGTTTTCCAGCTGCAGGCCTCACTGGGAGATCACCTGTTGTATGCATCGATCCAATCTCAGATCTACAGCTTGCGAATCGGCCGAAGGAGTCTTCTGTGGAGCGTTGGCAACCTCTGGTGGCAATTGCAGGTAGGTTTGCGTCTTTTCGAGGCTTTGGTTTTGCTTCTGGGTACAACGTGCGTTGGAGTGCTTTCAGCGCATGCTGCAGGCGAACAGATGTCACTGGGTCCAAACGTTTAaaggcggaatcttctgtcacgtTGAACTGGGACAGAAGGACCCAAGTGAGGGGTCattcgtctggattcagaggatcaggcaagttctcgatgtcagggacaggcaggtGGTCGGTCAATTGATCACTCATGGTCAGAACGAAGATCCACGGACGTGgttgagaaacaaaacaaatggtcAATGAATTGAGACCTGgagatgagcgaggagtcacaaggaagggcaattgtctctgatgagattccacaaaggtatgggagctgaggagggtcttttaaagggtgagctgttaatcaggtgctggagcagagtcaggtgttgtcgttTGAgatgtgggcgtggatgtgacaatTACATGAATCaaccttttaatttattttagatctgctaatcatgtaatatattgtgcaGTATATTCACAGGGTTCCACAGGTGCAGAGGCGGGCGTGACAAAAATTCTCCTAAAATCCATCTTTAAAAGTTTGCAAATAGGTGGTTATGATTGTATGCCTCTGATGAGaatcatttttcatcattaGTACTGCTGTCTGCATTAAGCATTATAATATTACCTTATTTGTTCATGTTAACATGTTTTCCATAATGCAGAGGTTCACAGCCCAGTCTGGGCATCTCCTGTGTAAGTTGGGTTTTGTGAAACTCTTCACAGACTTGATTTTTTGTGATATAGGAAAGATATTATACAATTGGTGCAGCTGTGTTTGTCCTAAAAAAACAGATTAGTAAATGCACTGAAAAGTGATCATAAAGTGAATGGCTAATCAACATTATTTAGCTGCACAAAAATTGactgtatatttactgtaattactgcaCAACTGAAATCAATCCCACTGTTTAGAAACAAATGAAGgtgtataaaatacatttacattatatttatttatttagcagccgcttttctccaaagcaacttccaatgaactctatgtagtgttatatcagcccacaaaccttgtTCACTAAGgtagcttacactgctagatacactacttacagtgggtcactcatccatacattagtggaacacactctctctgtgtcactcacacactaggggtgaatcggaacagcatgtctttggactgtgggaggaaacctaaaCAAATatggagagaacatacaaactccttGCAAAAGCCATCATAACtatagaaatacattttcttgttttaagaAGAAGTTGAGCCAAACTGTTTTCttgacattatttatttcacaatatCAGTTAAAAGTGAGCCCTCATGCAAAATAGTTAATTGCAACAGTGATCCCAGAGCTCAACTTTCATCACTGATTTGCCCATTGGAGACATGGTTCCTCTCACTTTGAACCCTCCCTGTTTCTCAATGTAGCTCATTTCACTTCCAACACTCTTGCTACGACAGAATTTTCCTTTCTCATCGTAGTACATGTGTTTGTAAAGTGATTCATTACACTCTTTATCCTTCTCAAAAATCCCCAGCGCAAACCAGTTTTCAAACTGGTTGTAATCATAAGGCACGGAGAACATGATGGCCAGGCGACCAAGGACGTGCTTTTCGTCTTCAGCAATGTCGTACGTCAGAACCCCCACGGAACCAGTGGCACATCCTGAGGTTTTTCCAAAAAAGCACATCTCTGTCACCCCTGGTCTCATGGTGGGCTGTGGGGGGTTGTAGCAGTAACCGCTGTATGTGTACACCCTGGTGGAAGGACCAAACATGATCAGAGAAAATATCCAAGCGTAAAAGCAACTGGATCTCTGGTCtatgaaatgtaatgaaacaaacaacagagaccaacttttaaaatgattttcagttGCACTGACTGTGAAACACTGATGGTATCTCTAAAGTAAGTACTCACTAGGAGAAATCGATTTATATTACACTGTTCAGAACAATGTTCGACTCACTGTGGGTTCACAAGGCTGTGGGTTTCGCTGCAGTTGCTCAGACTGATGGAAACACAGCGGTCTGTGGTGTTGTGATACTGTTGCAGAATCGCATTTACCAGCGTTGCTCCAGAACCAAATCCACTCATGTTTCTTGTAATCTGAGCATTTTATGAGACAATGTAgaagaaataatgaataaaagctaTACTGCAAAGCTACTGGGTGATtatcttttttcatattttttatattattcatttgctattttgctgttttgcataAACTGCATTGTGATCAGAGCTGTTTTACAAGagaatgtacaaaaaaaaaattaataaaacacccTCTTGCAAAACTACTGCAggaccttttatttttatactattCATTTGCTACTTTGCTACCAGTACAAAGTGCAGCAGTAAATGAAAAACCTGTACTTGAAACcttaaggttgctggtttaaggTCCATGCCAATtcaggtacttaacctgaattgttacagtaaaatagaTCTCAGTGGTTTATATTCTATATGATGTTTTGAGtacaagcatcagctaagcaagaATTTATTTTTGCCCTTTATAACTTTCATATaatctttaggtccaaaggtaaAATTCTCCACGTACTTTGCGAGAAATCACTGTTGCAATGTATACAGTATGACAAATAGCCAGCGAACAATGAGAGCATCTCTGGAATTTGAGTTGGAATTTTTataaacaaaagtaattttttgttTGTAGAGGTATTTTACTAGTCTGTACTCGATGTTACAAACTTTATTTCTTACGTTACCCTTTAGCTGATGTCACATTCTAACATGGTATGAAAGTGACTAGTTTATCCCACATGATGTGTTATCTTGTCTAGCAGCTAAGATCTATCTCTGGTGTCTctaagataaatgtaaataaaatgcaaaaccaTCACAGCAACAACAATGAGCTGTAATATGagtaatattaaaatgcacaggAAAACATAGAAAAAAGACATTAAGATAAAAATGCAGGTTACCTCAGACAAAGAGTGAAAAGCAAAGCTGACTTTTAGGTGGAAGTGGTGGCACAGGTTTCTCCAGATCACTCCTCCAACTACTGTTTCACTGAACACGGATCCTGTATTTAAACTGAGCTCCTGAGTGTTGGACAGTCCCCCTTTCAGGTGGAGATAGAGCCATTATAAAGTGACACCCATCAGActtcatgaaatattcatgagACTTCTTCAGTTGATGCTGCTCTGGCTTTCACCTGGAACAATATTAGCTTGTACTCCTGTGCAGGCGACTTGGAAAAGTGAAGTTGGTAAATTTTCTGTAAGAAATAGATCAGCTAATTGTCCTACATTATGTCCACTGCAACAACCTTGTTCCAGGTGAGTGTGTTGTTACAAACTGTTCTGAGGATTGAAACTGCACTTTTCATCTTAAATGCTTCTTAAAATATTGGCAGAAACCAATATGAAGTCCTGTAGATCATTGTTCTGCTCCAGAGGACTATCTCTGTCTTATTATCCTGTACCTGGGATAATactgaattcaattcaatttatttttataaagcactcttctcatgcagtgatacagagcactttaacacaggtataaggcaagaaaaaaaatacatcagacaagaaACAAAGAAGTCAGTTGACTACTggctatcataatataatgcttttatagagctatgagtatgtctactggccatggaggaaaggaacaaaaactcccagttGAAAGCttagggagaaaaaacctctggggatccaatGGCCAGTGGCTGCCTACCCCTCTTGgtcattctagattaaacaaggCTTCTAAGCCAGTTAAGAAGTCATAAtgacattgttgctgtatggtatcTTGATTTTgcagttcagcaaggtatgtcttgtccatcatggcagttggtcatcatcttcagttggCATGGGGTGCATCTGTGATCtccggccagcctcctcaggtcttattgtagggagacaatgttcaacaagaaaaaaattgttagtaatttataacttaaacaaataaatttaatatgctttgGTATAGAGGTGGGCAAACATAAatacagccaagtggaattacatttcaaggtgaaATGTCTGAGTAGAAAAGTAAGTTTTTAGTGTTGATTTGAAAACTGatacagatggggcatttcttcTCAAATGGtctcagacaaacaaacaatcatATAGAGAACTGTGGCAGCCAGGTTCAGAGAGCGAACAGGTATGAGGTGTTATAATACTGACTCAGATAGTGCAACTTCTGGGAATCAGTGCTCCAGGTGACCAGAGGGATCACAAAACTAGGCAAGTCTCAATTACATACCAATTATCAGATGTTTTGGGATATTTCTCCAAACCTTAACCTGTCATCCGTGTTAATGTTAACTCTAATTTCAGTTTAAAGATTGAATTACACAAAGTTTTAATACCACTTTAGTTCCAGTGTTGTCTAAAATCTGTAGTACCTCACCCTTCTGTCTGGCTTTGCCAGTTTAGAGTATTAAATTGCATAAAAAATCACATTCTGCAAAACTAAAGACATGTATGAGATCTAATCAAAAGAATGCAAAAACCCAACAGCATATGGCACCATGTCTGTACAAGTTTCTGCCTCTTCCACAGAATATAAGAAAGGTCCAAGTTATGCATGTTACGTCATGATGGCACACAACAATCTTTGTTTCTTAGAAAACCTGTGTGAATCTGCACTTGGTTTTTCCAGCTATAGCTTCTATCTTCCACTGAAGTGCAGTTTGTCTTCCAGTTTAGTCCATGTATGTCTTGTACAACCCTgtaactcagtttttttttttcttaatccaAGAGTCAACAcagtcatttgttttatatttattagttTGATCATTCATTagtttagcaaaaaaaaagctattagTCTGTGGTAAGATGCATCATGGATTGTCATACACACAATGCCATTTTAGTTCCAGTGCTGTCTAAAAGCTGTAATACCTCACCCTTCTATCTGGCTTTGCCAGTTTGGAGTATTACAATGCATAAAAAGATCAGATTCTGCAAAACTAAAAACATGTatgagaaaacaaagcaaaaacaaaatcaaaacaaagcaaaaatacatattttcacttCAACTACACATAGAACTGTACctt contains these protein-coding regions:
- the LOC108932656 gene encoding DELTA-actitoxin-Afr1a-like, with the protein product MSGFGSGATLVNAILQQYHNTTDRCVSISLSNCSETHSLVNPQVYTYSGYCYNPPQPTMRPGVTEMCFFGKTSGCATGSVGVLTYDIAEDEKHVLGRLAIMFSVPYDYNQFENWFALGIFEKDKECNESLYKHMYYDEKGKFCRSKSVGSEMSYIEKQGGFKVRGTMSPMGKSVMKVELWDHCCN